In a genomic window of Microbacterium amylolyticum:
- a CDS encoding TIGR03617 family F420-dependent LLM class oxidoreductase, with translation MRIDIGVRDASPAAITSAAERAEQEGFDGIQVPELAHDPLIACTIAGSRTERIHTATSITVAFARSPMTVAQAANDVRLATNGRFSLGLGSQVKPHIEKRFSMPWSAPAPRMREFIGAVRAIWRSWETGEKLAFEGEHYRHTLMTPMFSPGPNPFGTPDIWLAAVGPAMTKLAGEAADGFIAHAFTTRRYLDEVSLPALAQGRARSDRATTDVILTPFVVTGEDERQRAAAEKAVRKQIAFYGSTPSYRPVLELHGWEEAADGLHAASRRGEWDAMARLVTDDMMAEFATFADDPSALAGSLETRFGDIATRVCVGA, from the coding sequence ATGCGCATCGACATCGGAGTCCGCGACGCATCGCCGGCAGCCATTACTTCCGCCGCGGAACGCGCTGAGCAGGAGGGGTTCGACGGTATCCAGGTGCCGGAGCTCGCACACGATCCGCTCATCGCGTGCACGATCGCCGGTTCTCGTACCGAGCGGATTCATACGGCGACCTCCATCACGGTCGCCTTCGCCCGGAGCCCCATGACGGTCGCACAGGCCGCCAATGACGTGCGCCTCGCGACGAACGGGAGGTTTTCTCTTGGCCTCGGTTCCCAGGTGAAACCGCACATCGAAAAGCGATTCTCGATGCCGTGGTCGGCACCAGCCCCGCGCATGCGGGAGTTCATCGGCGCTGTGCGGGCGATCTGGCGGTCGTGGGAGACGGGCGAGAAGCTCGCCTTCGAGGGGGAGCACTATCGGCACACCCTGATGACGCCCATGTTCAGCCCCGGCCCCAATCCGTTCGGAACGCCAGATATCTGGCTGGCGGCCGTCGGACCCGCGATGACGAAGCTCGCCGGCGAGGCAGCCGATGGGTTCATCGCTCACGCCTTCACCACGCGCCGCTACCTCGACGAGGTCAGCCTTCCCGCCCTCGCCCAGGGACGCGCGAGAAGCGATCGCGCCACGACCGATGTGATTCTGACGCCCTTTGTCGTCACCGGTGAGGACGAGCGCCAGCGCGCCGCGGCGGAAAAGGCCGTGCGAAAGCAGATCGCCTTCTACGGCTCGACGCCGTCGTACCGCCCCGTCCTGGAACTGCACGGCTGGGAAGAGGCCGCCGACGGACTCCACGCGGCCAGCAGGCGCGGCGAGTGGGACGCGATGGCGCGCCTGGTCACCGACGACATGATGGCCGAATTCGCGACCTTCGCCGACGACCCATCAGCGCTCGCCGGATCGCTTGAGACTCGCTTCGGAGACATCGCAACCCGCGTCTGCGTTGGCGCCTAA
- a CDS encoding energy-coupling factor transporter transmembrane component T family protein — MIPSIVEARGPLARINPVAKLAAAFLIAFPLIVSVDWVSGVTALLLEIPLFMLSGIGWRRFWLRTLPVWIAAPLTGVTIALYGQESGRVYADFLLITISDGSLELAAATFFRVLAIALPGVVLFADVDPTDLADGLSQRAKLPARFVLGALGGLRLVGLLISDWRELETARRARGVADQGRIRRLIGMGFALVVLAIRRGSHLATAMESRAFGADTARSWARESRWGGGEWLLMAAGVVISATAITVSVQTGWYNPIFGR, encoded by the coding sequence GTGATTCCGTCGATCGTCGAGGCGCGCGGCCCGCTCGCGCGCATCAACCCGGTCGCGAAACTGGCCGCCGCTTTTCTCATCGCGTTTCCGCTGATCGTTTCTGTGGACTGGGTGTCCGGCGTCACGGCGCTTCTTCTCGAAATTCCGCTGTTCATGCTGAGCGGCATCGGCTGGCGCCGGTTCTGGCTGCGCACCCTACCCGTGTGGATCGCCGCCCCTCTCACGGGTGTCACGATCGCGCTATACGGACAGGAAAGCGGCCGCGTTTACGCCGACTTTCTCCTCATCACCATCAGCGATGGTTCCCTGGAGCTGGCCGCCGCCACGTTCTTCCGCGTTCTCGCGATTGCTCTGCCCGGCGTGGTGCTGTTTGCCGATGTCGATCCGACGGATCTGGCTGATGGGCTCTCGCAGCGCGCGAAGCTGCCGGCGCGCTTCGTTCTCGGCGCGCTCGGTGGGCTACGCCTGGTCGGCCTGCTGATCAGCGACTGGCGCGAGCTCGAGACCGCTCGCCGGGCGCGCGGCGTGGCGGATCAGGGCCGTATCCGCCGCCTGATCGGCATGGGGTTCGCCCTGGTCGTCCTCGCCATCCGACGCGGCTCCCATCTGGCGACGGCGATGGAATCGCGGGCCTTCGGCGCCGACACCGCTAGGTCGTGGGCGCGCGAGAGCCGCTGGGGCGGGGGAGAGTGGTTGCTGATGGCCGCGGGCGTCGTGATCAGCGCGACCGCGATCACCGTTTCCGTCCAGACGGGCTGGTACAACCCGATTTTCGGGCGGTAG
- the rlmN gene encoding 23S rRNA (adenine(2503)-C(2))-methyltransferase RlmN: MEPSPIRQVKPKAEGWEQRKDAQGRPLLQFSSPKRGKPPVHLADLTPEERIAKAKELGLPGFRAKQLAKHYFDRWTRDPEKMTDLPKEGRAELVAGMLPNLLTEVRRMQTDGGETIKFLWKLHDGALVESVLMRYPGRITLCVSSQAGCGMNCPFCATGQNGLTRNMSAAEIVDQIVRANEIIAAGELGGKREGDNSAERVSNIVFMGMGEPLANYARVMQAIRVMIDKQQGLGMSARGITVSTVGLAPAIRKLTEEDIPVTFALSLHAPDDTLRDEMIPVNSRWKVDEVLDAARAYFDKTGRRVSIEYALIKNMNDHPWRAELLADRLLERGKGWVHVNPIPLNPTPGSVWDASTIPAQREFVRILNDRGIPTTIRDTRGKEIDGACGQLVVTEEDERAAALPA; this comes from the coding sequence ATGGAGCCGTCGCCAATTCGCCAGGTCAAGCCCAAGGCCGAGGGCTGGGAGCAGCGCAAGGATGCCCAGGGGCGTCCCCTGTTGCAGTTCTCCAGCCCCAAGCGCGGCAAGCCTCCCGTTCACCTCGCCGATCTCACTCCCGAGGAACGCATCGCGAAGGCGAAGGAGCTTGGCCTGCCCGGTTTCCGAGCGAAGCAGCTGGCCAAGCACTACTTCGACCGCTGGACGCGCGATCCGGAAAAGATGACCGACCTCCCCAAGGAGGGCCGGGCTGAGCTCGTTGCCGGCATGCTGCCCAACCTCCTCACCGAGGTGCGTCGTATGCAGACCGATGGCGGCGAGACCATCAAGTTCCTGTGGAAGCTGCACGATGGCGCGCTCGTGGAGTCCGTTCTCATGCGCTACCCCGGGCGCATCACGCTCTGTGTGAGTTCGCAGGCGGGCTGCGGCATGAACTGCCCGTTCTGCGCAACCGGCCAGAACGGCCTCACCCGCAACATGTCGGCGGCCGAAATCGTCGACCAAATCGTGCGCGCCAACGAGATCATCGCCGCCGGCGAGCTGGGCGGAAAGCGCGAGGGCGACAACAGCGCCGAGCGCGTCAGCAACATCGTCTTCATGGGCATGGGTGAGCCCCTCGCTAACTACGCGCGGGTCATGCAGGCCATTCGCGTCATGATCGACAAACAGCAGGGTCTCGGCATGAGCGCCCGCGGAATCACGGTGTCGACCGTGGGCCTCGCGCCCGCGATCCGCAAGCTCACAGAAGAAGACATCCCCGTCACGTTCGCGCTGTCGCTTCACGCGCCGGACGACACCCTCCGCGACGAGATGATCCCCGTCAACTCGCGCTGGAAGGTGGACGAGGTTCTCGACGCGGCCCGTGCGTATTTCGACAAGACCGGGCGTCGCGTGTCGATCGAGTACGCGCTCATCAAGAACATGAACGACCACCCGTGGCGCGCCGAGCTTCTTGCCGACCGCCTGCTGGAGCGCGGAAAGGGCTGGGTGCACGTGAACCCCATCCCGCTCAACCCGACGCCGGGTTCCGTGTGGGATGCCTCCACGATTCCCGCCCAGCGCGAGTTCGTTCGTATCCTCAACGATCGCGGTATCCCCACCACCATCCGCGACACCCGCGGAAAAGAGATCGACGGTGCGTGCGGCCAGCTGGTCGTCACAGAAGAAGACGAACGCGCCGCAGCGCTGCCCGCGTAA
- the cofE gene encoding coenzyme F420-0:L-glutamate ligase gives MIAAWALDGIEEITAGADLAAIIGDAIARSAEGIRSGDIVVVTSKIVSKAENRFVQADDREDAITAETVRVVASRTNPRTGRTTRIVENRLGIVSAAAGVDASNTPEGTVLLLPEDPDRSARFLAGALRDRFGVDVGVLLSDTLGRAWRDGQVDQAIGAGGVRVFEDLRGHTDAQGRELSVTLPCVADEICSTADLVKGKSTGRPVAIMRGRGDLVGPLDLPGARSIPRTGPSDMFRKGYDEAYADGLAARGEAPA, from the coding sequence GTGATCGCAGCGTGGGCGCTCGACGGGATCGAAGAGATCACGGCGGGCGCCGACCTGGCCGCCATCATCGGCGATGCGATCGCGCGCTCTGCTGAGGGCATCCGCTCGGGCGACATTGTCGTTGTCACGAGCAAGATCGTCTCCAAGGCGGAGAACCGCTTCGTTCAGGCCGACGACCGCGAGGATGCGATTACGGCGGAGACCGTGCGCGTCGTTGCCAGCCGGACCAACCCGCGAACCGGTCGTACGACACGCATCGTCGAGAACAGGCTGGGGATCGTGTCGGCGGCGGCCGGGGTCGACGCCTCGAACACTCCGGAGGGCACGGTTCTTCTCCTTCCCGAAGACCCCGACCGCTCCGCTCGATTCCTCGCTGGCGCCCTGCGCGATCGCTTCGGCGTCGACGTTGGTGTGCTTCTCAGTGACACGCTCGGACGCGCATGGCGCGACGGCCAGGTCGATCAGGCGATCGGCGCGGGAGGCGTGCGCGTTTTCGAGGACCTCCGTGGACACACGGACGCGCAGGGGCGCGAGCTCAGCGTGACACTGCCGTGTGTGGCAGACGAAATCTGCTCGACGGCAGATCTGGTCAAGGGAAAAAGCACGGGACGCCCCGTGGCGATTATGCGCGGTCGCGGGGATCTTGTCGGCCCTCTCGACCTGCCGGGGGCACGTTCCATCCCGCGCACGGGGCCCTCAGACATGTTCCGAAAAGGATACGACGAGGCGTATGCCGACGGGCTCGCCGCCCGTGGCGAAGCACCCGCGTAA
- a CDS encoding GNAT family N-acetyltransferase yields MTTQTTPDVLVRPIRDVDAEAMGRVHAQVWHETYDNMVSKATLEAVSPRRLADLWSNYASRGEEYRHAAALVDGEIVGFAGSGPARDDNAPAERELYFVYLLDSWHRRGIGRQLFDAVVDEGEPLYGWIAKGYPGGPAFYEKRGFVFDGTERDETFLGEAITEVRFSR; encoded by the coding sequence ATGACGACACAGACGACGCCAGACGTTCTCGTCCGACCGATCCGCGACGTCGATGCCGAAGCCATGGGGCGCGTTCACGCGCAGGTATGGCATGAGACATACGACAACATGGTGTCGAAGGCGACACTCGAAGCAGTTTCCCCCCGCAGGCTTGCCGATCTCTGGAGCAACTACGCTTCCCGAGGCGAGGAGTACCGCCATGCCGCGGCGCTCGTCGATGGCGAGATCGTCGGCTTCGCCGGCTCGGGGCCGGCGCGCGACGACAACGCGCCCGCCGAGCGCGAGCTGTACTTCGTGTACCTCCTCGACTCGTGGCACCGCCGCGGCATCGGCCGCCAGCTGTTTGACGCGGTGGTCGACGAGGGCGAGCCCCTGTACGGCTGGATCGCCAAGGGCTACCCCGGTGGTCCCGCGTTCTACGAAAAGCGTGGTTTTGTGTTCGACGGCACGGAGCGCGACGAGACCTTCCTCGGCGAGGCCATCACGGAAGTTCGCTTCTCGCGGTGA
- a CDS encoding cytochrome b/b6 domain-containing protein translates to MSTNRPRPTWIQVVVGLFGAAAIVLLCWIGVFTVRALLGTPELQSFITTYPGGAPIPEGTKEGIPAFVSWTHFLNAFFLVLIIRTGIRVRTEKRAGGLWSSKKVKKRRMSLALWGHLAVDVLWLVNGVVFVVLLFASGHWVRIVPTSWDVFPNALSTLIQYVSLDWPTEHSWANYNALQQLMYFAIVFFAAPVAAVTGWRLSAFAPKSPAWERAFPVHVAKRLHFPTMLFFVGFVIVHVGLVFATGALRNLNHMYAGTDSVSWTGFGIFSATVVLMVIGWGAVRRDDWIARPAKWFGDVRLMKR, encoded by the coding sequence GTGAGCACGAACCGCCCCCGCCCCACGTGGATTCAGGTCGTCGTCGGCCTCTTCGGGGCGGCGGCGATTGTTCTGCTGTGCTGGATCGGTGTTTTCACCGTCCGCGCCCTGCTCGGAACGCCGGAACTGCAGAGTTTCATCACCACCTATCCGGGCGGCGCGCCGATTCCGGAGGGAACCAAGGAAGGCATCCCGGCCTTCGTGTCGTGGACCCACTTCCTCAACGCGTTCTTCCTGGTGCTGATCATTCGTACGGGAATTCGCGTGCGCACTGAGAAGCGGGCGGGTGGCCTGTGGTCATCGAAGAAGGTCAAGAAGCGACGCATGTCCCTTGCGCTCTGGGGGCATCTGGCCGTCGATGTTCTCTGGCTCGTCAACGGCGTCGTCTTCGTCGTTCTGCTGTTCGCCAGCGGCCACTGGGTGCGCATCGTTCCCACCAGCTGGGACGTGTTCCCCAACGCCCTGTCCACGCTGATTCAGTACGTTTCGCTCGACTGGCCGACCGAACACAGCTGGGCGAACTACAACGCCCTGCAGCAACTGATGTACTTCGCGATCGTGTTCTTCGCGGCGCCGGTCGCCGCCGTCACGGGCTGGCGTCTGAGCGCCTTCGCACCGAAGTCTCCGGCGTGGGAGCGCGCGTTCCCCGTGCACGTCGCCAAGCGCCTGCACTTCCCGACCATGCTGTTCTTCGTTGGCTTCGTCATCGTGCACGTCGGCCTGGTGTTCGCCACCGGAGCGCTGCGCAATCTCAATCACATGTACGCCGGCACCGACTCCGTCAGTTGGACCGGCTTCGGGATCTTCTCCGCCACCGTTGTTCTCATGGTGATCGGCTGGGGAGCCGTGCGCCGCGACGACTGGATCGCCCGACCGGCGAAGTGGTTCGGTGACGTGCGCCTCATGAAGCGGTAA
- a CDS encoding bifunctional metallophosphatase/5'-nucleotidase produces MPSTPLKRGIGAAAALSVAGSLLLVPQAATAATVDADSTTTSIQVLGINDFHGRLGQAANLAGALDALREQNPNTVFVSSGDNIGASTFTSFIQDDEPTIQVLAEMGLDIGAVGNHEFDQGYDDLMNRVIPSFDANGAIGADVSLGANVYHAGTTDPALLPYTTRVLDGVTIGFIGTVTPDTARMVAPSGVEAVDFGDQLEAVNRVAADIADEVDVTILLAHDGAEFSVADRDDVAACQALADEQTDFGALVREANVDAIFSGHTHQGYPCEIDGRPVIQANDYGTTIGALDIEVDTETNEVVSIAGDLISARPGSDDDGNPVYDWFTPNERIAEIVAEADAFAEEAGSVQVGAISADILRGGEIPGDDRGVESSMGNLVADLYLWATTEYEKYAGEPADIAVMNPGGLRDDLLYGEDGSVTYMEVANVQPFANTLTTSELTGADIQQMLEEQWQPESSRPKLHLGISDGFTYEYTEELNEAGDPTGEHEIISMTLNGEPIDPAATYTVTTNSFVSAGGDGFTAFNNSPFRDTGLIDLEATVDYFAAHEIVDPAPLGRAVLFEEPEPTPEPTPVPTEEPTPVPTADPAPTEEPAPTEAPAPSPDETVAPGELAPTGGEMTWVIGIGAGVLILAGIATILIMRSRKS; encoded by the coding sequence ATGCCTTCTACTCCTCTGAAGCGCGGCATTGGCGCCGCGGCGGCACTGAGCGTCGCCGGTTCGCTGCTGCTCGTTCCGCAGGCCGCCACCGCGGCAACGGTCGACGCAGACAGCACCACGACGAGCATCCAGGTGCTCGGGATCAACGATTTCCACGGCCGCCTCGGCCAAGCGGCGAACCTTGCCGGTGCACTGGATGCGCTACGCGAGCAGAACCCGAACACGGTGTTCGTTTCATCCGGCGACAACATCGGCGCATCGACGTTCACGTCGTTCATCCAGGACGATGAGCCGACGATCCAGGTTCTCGCCGAGATGGGCCTCGACATCGGAGCAGTGGGCAACCACGAGTTCGACCAGGGCTACGACGATCTGATGAACCGCGTCATCCCGTCATTCGACGCGAACGGTGCCATCGGCGCCGATGTTTCGCTGGGTGCCAACGTGTACCACGCGGGAACCACCGACCCCGCTCTGCTGCCCTACACAACGCGCGTTCTTGATGGCGTCACGATCGGTTTCATTGGAACGGTCACACCCGACACGGCCCGCATGGTGGCACCGTCCGGCGTTGAAGCCGTCGACTTCGGCGACCAGCTGGAAGCCGTCAACCGCGTGGCGGCGGACATCGCCGACGAGGTGGACGTCACGATTCTCCTCGCCCACGACGGCGCCGAGTTCAGCGTTGCTGATCGCGATGATGTTGCAGCGTGCCAGGCGCTCGCTGATGAGCAGACCGACTTCGGTGCGCTCGTTCGCGAAGCAAACGTCGACGCCATCTTCTCCGGTCACACCCACCAGGGCTACCCCTGTGAGATCGACGGCCGCCCGGTGATCCAGGCGAACGATTACGGAACGACGATCGGCGCGCTCGACATCGAGGTGGACACCGAAACGAACGAGGTTGTCAGCATCGCCGGCGATCTCATCTCTGCCCGCCCCGGCAGCGACGATGACGGAAACCCCGTCTACGACTGGTTCACCCCGAACGAGCGCATCGCAGAAATCGTCGCCGAGGCGGATGCCTTCGCAGAGGAGGCCGGCAGCGTGCAGGTGGGCGCGATCAGCGCGGACATCCTGCGCGGCGGCGAGATTCCCGGAGATGACCGCGGCGTCGAGTCCTCCATGGGTAACCTCGTGGCAGATCTGTACCTCTGGGCCACAACCGAGTACGAGAAGTACGCGGGTGAGCCTGCCGACATCGCGGTGATGAACCCCGGAGGCCTGCGCGACGACCTGCTCTACGGCGAGGACGGTTCCGTCACGTACATGGAGGTCGCCAACGTGCAGCCGTTCGCGAACACGCTCACCACGAGCGAGCTCACGGGCGCCGACATCCAGCAGATGCTCGAGGAGCAGTGGCAGCCGGAGAGCTCGCGCCCGAAGCTGCACCTGGGCATTTCGGACGGCTTCACGTACGAGTACACCGAGGAGCTCAACGAGGCCGGCGACCCCACGGGCGAGCACGAGATCATCTCGATGACGCTGAACGGCGAGCCGATCGACCCCGCCGCGACGTACACGGTCACGACGAACTCGTTTGTTTCTGCCGGTGGCGACGGCTTCACGGCCTTCAACAACTCGCCGTTCCGCGACACGGGCCTGATTGACCTCGAGGCGACGGTGGACTACTTCGCCGCGCACGAGATCGTCGACCCCGCGCCGCTCGGCCGCGCGGTTCTGTTCGAGGAGCCGGAGCCCACGCCGGAGCCGACCCCGGTTCCCACGGAGGAGCCCACGCCGGTTCCCACGGCTGACCCCGCTCCCACGGAGGAGCCGGCACCGACGGAGGCTCCCGCCCCGTCGCCGGACGAGACCGTTGCTCCCGGTGAGCTTGCTCCCACCGGTGGCGAGATGACGTGGGTCATCGGAATCGGCGCGGGTGTTCTCATCCTTGCCGGTATCGCAACGATTCTGATCATGCGCTCGCGCAAGTCATAA